Proteins from one Chitinophaga oryzae genomic window:
- a CDS encoding c-type cytochrome has translation MKYIICYLFICLLFACKTAGNQDWKSADFGPFKLKAPPEWKKMKLQGFDSYVGGLTNGIDTLTFDYGWYSPEVDLDSAGIYREDTINGLVALIGITEGMTTRSAELEIFLKDEKNRFFISGKDLQDLPTVLKIFKSIYFPYSDTTINPPLVMEKFHRSSSVMQGRSLYKFNCASCHHPHKQMTGPSFAEVFKYRDKEWIYRFLTNRDSIKSDSLTIAFQKRAGSVTCIRFPELTKIELTRILGYIR, from the coding sequence ATGAAATATATCATCTGTTACCTGTTTATATGCCTGCTGTTTGCCTGTAAGACTGCCGGTAATCAGGATTGGAAGTCGGCCGATTTTGGCCCGTTTAAGCTGAAAGCGCCACCAGAATGGAAGAAAATGAAATTGCAGGGATTCGATAGTTATGTGGGGGGCCTCACGAACGGGATAGATACGCTTACATTTGACTATGGTTGGTATAGCCCAGAGGTGGATCTGGACTCGGCAGGCATATATCGGGAAGACACGATTAACGGGTTAGTTGCTTTGATTGGAATAACGGAAGGTATGACTACCAGAAGCGCTGAGTTGGAAATATTTTTGAAGGATGAGAAAAATAGATTCTTCATTAGTGGAAAGGATTTGCAGGATTTACCAACGGTACTGAAAATATTCAAATCAATTTACTTCCCCTATAGTGACACTACCATAAATCCGCCGCTTGTCATGGAAAAGTTTCATCGCAGCAGTAGCGTGATGCAAGGGCGCAGCCTGTATAAGTTCAATTGTGCGAGCTGTCATCATCCTCATAAACAGATGACAGGGCCTTCCTTTGCAGAAGTATTTAAGTACCGGGATAAGGAATGGATTTACCGGTTCCTTACTAACAGGGATTCCATAAAGTCAGACAGCCTGACCATCGCTTTCCAAAAGCGGGCAGGGAGTGTAACATGTATAAGATTTCCCGAACTCACTAAAATAGAACTAACCAGGATACTTGGCTATATAAGGTAA